The following are from one region of the Etheostoma spectabile isolate EspeVRDwgs_2016 chromosome 2, UIUC_Espe_1.0, whole genome shotgun sequence genome:
- the LOC116694706 gene encoding thioredoxin-related transmembrane protein 2-B — MALLTPLFAFLYHLPQVYKWLLKPYYVASLFMSVAFLAIRKTPGICDHLATQREDGNSCDFDWREVEILMFLSAIVMMKNRRAITVEQHVGNIILFSKVANVILFFRLDIRMGLLYLTLCIVFLMICKPPLYMGPEYIKYFSDKTIDDELDKDSRVTWIVEFFANWSPECQSFASVYADLSLKYNCSGLKFGKVDIGRYGEVSKKYKVSTSPLSKQLPSLVLFQGGKEVMRRPQVDKKCRAVSWSFTEENIIREFNLNELYQKSKKLNKTKEDQVSKSQFPPVPEEDEPEQQGAQAEVVESESKKDK; from the exons ATGGCTCTGCTAACGCCATTATTCGCATTCCTGTACCACCTGCCGCAGGTGTACAAGTGGCTGCTGAAGCCCTACTATGTAGCCTCTCTCTTCATGTCTGTTGCCTTTCTGGCTATCCGCAAGACCCCTGGCATCTGTGACCATCTGGCTACACAGCGAGAGGACGGCAACTCCTGCGATTTCGACTGG AGGGAGGTAGAGATCCTCATGTTCCTCAGTGCCATCGTCATGATGAAGAACAGACGAGCAA TAACGGTGGAGCAGCATGTGGGCAACATCATCCTGTTCAGCAAAGTGGCCAATGTCATCCTGTTCTTCAGACTGGACATCAGGATGGGACTTCTTTACCTGACACTCTGCATAG TGTTTCTGATGATCTGCAAGCCTCCTCTTTACATGGGACCAGAGTACATCAAATACTTCAGCGACAAAACCATTGAT GATGAGCTGGACAAAGACAGTCGTGTGACATGGATTGTTGAATTTTTTGCCAACTGGTCTCCAGAGTGCCAGTCCTTTGCTTCTGTCTATGCTGATCTTTCTCTCAA GTATAACTGTTCTGGTCTCAAGTTTGGCAAAGTGGACATCGGACGTTATGGAGAAGTTTCTAAAAA GTACAAGGTGTCTACATCTCCGCTGTCCAAGCAGCTTCCGTCCTTGGTGTTGTTTCAGGGAGGGAAGGAGGTGATGCGGCGCCCCCAGGTGGACAAGAAATGTAGAGCCGTATCCTGGAGCTTTACTGAG GAGAACATCATCCGAGAGTTCAACCTGAACGAACTCTACCAGAAATCCAAGAAGCTCAACAAGACCAAAGAAGACCAGGTCAGCAAATCCCAGTTCCCGCCGGTCCCCGAGGAGGATGAGCCTGAGCAGCAAGGAGCTCAGGCAGAGGTGGTGGAATCTGAATCCAAGAAGGACAAATAA